From Scomber scombrus chromosome 9, fScoSco1.1, whole genome shotgun sequence, one genomic window encodes:
- the si:ch211-203d1.3 gene encoding protein phosphatase Slingshot homolog 3, whose protein sequence is MALLTLHRIPSIATDPDESLQRRGRLQKRESFALVKGAVLLLEDGKREGLQEEASPIKQGVDASSTRHRQLHAMFELLRPEDTIKLAVQLESVSTVRVRYLIVVSTLNSKQESILLGMDFPNSDSDQCTIGLVLPIWSDTQVYLDGDGGFSVTTAEETRIFKPVSMQTMWSVLQVLHGCCERAVKAVLIPGSGLEWAQHYQQHIESDRFCLNEWEAMNDLESVRKDIDGQSSADRNSNERLIKEHLRDIMRTEDLDNLTSKMVHSALETRIGFDVRPFKEYIDNEILVTMAQMDKPSKIFDYLYLGSEWNAANFEELQKNNIGYILNVTREIDNFFPESFNYMNIRVYDVEATDLLPHWTDTFNFINTARKSGQGVLVHCKMGVSRSASTVIAYAMKQQHWPLDVALGFVRECRSIVKPNEGFMKQLQTYNGILNASQQRHSALWRRKSRDQRQKSVHKQRGEGEGKQEEEEEEEEEEEDEGLDEEEEEDDDGVDSPIEKDDSEEETEVFVGPASKSDTNQEPEPTTASCVGPIITVNEPEKVASSVNRSGRMNLFSLMQSISELDDEDKGRGQLPGSPRRSPGQRRRSHGRRGLIHQRACVDVSPEPRSLPEAAGESKP, encoded by the exons ATGGCTCTGTTGACCCTGCACAGGATCCCATCCATCGCCACTGATCCA GATGAAAGCCTCCAAAGAAGAGGGAGACTTCAGAAAAG GGAGAGCTTTGCCCTTGTGAAGGGGGCTGTCCTCCTGCTGGAGGATGGCAAGAGAGAGGGGCTTCAGGAGGAGGCTTCTCCCATCAAGCAAGGAGTCGACGCTTCAAGCACACGACACAGACAACTCCATGCCATGTTTGAACTGCTCAGACCAGAAGATACCATAAAGCTG GCGGTGCAGCTGGAGTCAGTCAGCACGGTCAGAGTCAGGTATCTGATCGTCGTCTCCACCCTCAATAGCAAACAGGAGAGCATCCTGCTCGGCATGGATTTCCCCAACTCAGACAG TGATCAGTGCACCATTGGCCTGGTTCTGCCGATATGGAGCGACACACAGGTGTATCTGGACGGAGATGG cGGTTTTAGCGTGACCACGGCAGAAGAGACCAGAATTTTTAAGCCTGTTTCCATGCAGACCATGTG GTCAGTGCTGCAGGTGTTGCATGGCTGCTGCGAGCGGGCAGTCAAGGCAGTGTTAATCCCAGGCTCAGGTCTAGAGTGGGCGCAGCACTATCAGCAGCACATAGAATCTGACCGTTTCTGCCTCAACGAGTGGGAGGCCATGAATGACCTGGAGTCAGTCAGGAAGGACATTGATGGACAGAG CTCGGCAGACAGAAATTCCAATGAGAGGCTGATCAAGGAGCACCTGAGAGACATCATGAGAACTGAAGATCTGGACAACCTAACGTCTAAAATG GTGCACTCTGCCCTGGAGACCAGAATAGGCTTTGATGTGAGACCATTCAAGGAGTACATTGATAATGAAATCCTGGTCACCATGGCTCAGATGGACAAACCATCCAAGATATTTGACTACCTTTACCTG GGCTCAGAGTGGAATGCAGCTAACTTTGAGGAGTTACAGAAAAACAA tattgGCTACATTCTGAATGTGACGAGGGAGATCGACAACTTTTTCCCAGAGTCCTTCAATTACATGAACATCAGAGTGTACGATGTGGAGGCCACTGACCTGCTACCCCACTGGACAGACACATTCAACTTTATCAACACTGCAAG GAAGAGCGGGCAGGGGGTGTTGGTGCACTGTAAGATGGGCGTGTCTCGCTCTGCATCCACTGTGATCGCCTACGCCATGAAGCAGCAACACTGGCCACTGGATGTGGCGTTGGGCTTTGTTAGAGAGTGCCGGTCCATTGTCAAGCCCAATGAAGGCTTCATGAAGCAGCTCCAGACCTACAATGGTATCCTCAACGCAAG CCAGCAGCGTCACAGCGCACTCTGGAGGCGAAAGTCAAGAGACCAAAGGCAGAAGTCAGTGCACAAacagaggggagagggagagggaaagcaagaagaagaagaagaagaagaggaagaagaggaggatgagggacttgatgaggaggaggaggaggacgatgaTGGTGTTGACAGTCCAATTGAGAAAGATGAttcagaggaagagacagag gtgtttgtagGACCCGCCTCAAAATCTGATACCAACCAGGAACCTGAGCCGACAACGGCATCATGCGTCGGTCCCATCATCACAGTAAATGAACCAGAAAAG GTGGCTTCAAGTGTTAATCGCAGTGGCAGGATGAATCTCTTCTCCCTCATGCAGTCCATCAGTGAACTAGATGATGAGGATAAAGGACGTGGACAG CTTCCTGGTAGTCCGAGGCGATCTCCGGGACAGCGGAGGCGTAGCCACGGGCGACGGGGTCTGATTCATCAGAGAGCATGCGTGGATGTTTCACCTGAACCAAGAAGTCTGCCAGAGGCCGCCGGTGAAAGCAAACCCTAA
- the tomm5 gene encoding mitochondrial import receptor subunit TOM5 homolog produces MFKLEGLGPKMDPEEMKKKMRQDVISSVRNFLIYVALLRATPYVLKKLDSI; encoded by the exons ATGTTCAAACTCGAAGGATTGGGGCCGAAGATGGACccagaggagatgaagaagaaaatgaggcAGGATGTCATCTCCTCTGTACGAAACTTCCTCATTTACGTCGCTCTGCTCAGAGCTa cTCCGTATGTGCTGAAGAAGCTGGACAGTATATGA
- the grhpra gene encoding glyoxylate reductase/hydroxypyruvate reductase, translating into MQSVGKLMKVFVTRRIPQEGMKILSAAGVCEVCLWDSDEPVPRSELLKGVQGAHGLLCLLSDKIDVEVLDAAGPNLKVISTLSVGFDHMALDEIKKRGIRVGYTPDVLTDATAELTVALLLATARRLPEGVEEVKNGGWSSWKPLWLCGYGLSGSTVGVIGLGRIGMAIARRLMPFGVKRLLYAGRRVKPEAAELNGEFVPLDTLVSESDFIVVSCSLTPETQGMCDKAFFSNMKNTAVFVNSSRGAVVNQEDLYEALKSGQIAAAGLDVTTPEPLPTNHPLLTLKNCVVLPHIGSATYSTRGIMSALTARNLLGGLQGTDMPSELTF; encoded by the exons ATGCAATCAGTTGGGAAACTCATGAAGGTTTTCGTGACGAGGCGCATCCCGCAGGAGGGGATGAAGATCCTGTCAGCAGCTGGAGT GTGTGAGGTGTGTCTTTGGGACTCAGACGAGCCTGTGCCCAGGTCAGAGCTGCTTAAAGGTGTGCAGGGTGCTCACGGTCTCCTGTGTTTGCTGTCAGACAAGATCGATGTGGAGGTCCTGGATGCTGCAG GGCCAAACCTGAAAGTAATCAGCACCCTGTCTGTGGGATTTGACCACATGGCTCTTGATGAAATTAAAAAACG tggCATACGTGTCGGATACACCCCAGATGTGTTGACTGATGCCACAGCAGAACTGACTGTGGCTTTGCTGCTGGCTACAGCTCGCAGGTTACCTGAAGGAGTGGAGGAGGTCAAGAA TGGTGGCTGGAGCTCCTGGAAACCACTCTGGCTGTGTGGTTACGGCCTCTCTGGCAGCACGGTGGGAGTCATTGGACTGGGACGCATTG GCATGGCCATCGCTCGCAGACTCATGCCCTTTGGAGTGAAGAGACTCCTGTACGCTGGGAGAAGAGTCAAGCCAGAAGCTGCTGAGTTGAATGGAGAGTTTG TTCCCCTGGACACACTTGTGTCTGAGAGCGACTTCATAGTTGTTTCCTGCTCTCTGACACCAGAAACTCAGGGAATGTGTGACAAGGCCTTCTTCagcaacatgaaaaacactgcagtctTCGTCAACTCGAGCAG gggGGCTGTGGTGAACCAGGAGGATCTGTACGAGGCTTTGAAGAGCGGGCAGATAGCTGCAGCTGGACTGGATGTTACAACACCTGAGCCACTCCCAACAAACCACCCCCTTCTCACTCTCAAAAACTGTG TGGTGTTGCCACACATCGGCAGTGCCACCTACTCCACAAGAGGCATCATGTCTGCCTTGACGGCCCGAAACCTGCTGGGCGGTTTACAGGGAACAGACATGCCCAGTGAACTCACCTTCTAG
- the LOC133986296 gene encoding zinc finger and BTB domain-containing protein 5-like encodes MDFPGHFQHIFQQLNHQRLHAQLCDCVVLVGGQSFQAHCSILAACSSHFRALLNSNDGADEVGGPAADMGGGGCPSVMELDPEVVTPEAFSTLLDMIYTSTLSLGASNVMDVLLAASHLHLNTVVKACKLHLSRKNFPASPPKGWKSVQQQQLLQHVTSAMEEDLHEERAGVEVSQSGGVEDEGVRQRVSNGEQGSALSSRHKRKLHEDGLSSRKRPCRLPGEDYKECSPTVTRSTVSTEEGGGELLSPDCLKTAGDLWESRGEQEEEVEEKYEATKGESEEIQLPSQSDSGTGALGAWEKGGDTDGDNVVKVKVGDEGEDEGEEQKMAVIEVKKENLTSYSPDLTTLTNNPPPSPPLDSSEHLETQLNDEKTLQSQLCSELDADKEAGHLGEDSIDGEGLDSLSELAFSCFLNPSHESVMGALEEEESLASLTAAATAAAAAASDALPAAAGDADELCQNSEKANTSTDSSSSLVFPVTSVGLQQLLPTQSPGFSDTLILQPAQNSLPGFLSGITAGLSLEASLVQLGRAGKSRGCGGSGGTTFRRIAPKVPPGTEAGTDPSSSSADDRPLLTRASEDVLSKCKKAAAEDHVLLVEGEKKYACKICCKTFMNLTDCKKHIRIHTGEKPYPCPKCGKRFSQSSHLYKHSKNSTCLNWKDDQSFPDTLL; translated from the coding sequence ATGGACTTCCCAGGTCACTTCCAGCATATTTTCCAGCAGCTCAACCACCAGCGCCTCCATGCTCAGCTGTGTGATTGTGTGGTGCTGGTTGGAGGCCAGAGCTTCCAAGCTCACTGCTCCATCCTAGCAGCATGCAGCTCTCACTTCAGGGCTCTGCTAAACTCCAATGACGGTGCAGACGAAGTTGGAGGACCAGCAGCGGATATGGGGGGAGGTGGGTGCCCCAGTGTGATGGAGCTTGATCCAGAGGTGGTGACTCCCGAGGCCTTCTCCACCCTGCTGGACATGATTTACACCTCCACCTTGTCCCTGGGGGCTTCGAATGTGATGGATGTACTGTTGGCCGCCTCACACCTTCACCTCAATACTGTGGTTAAAGCCTGCAAGCTCCACCTGTCCAGAAAAAACTTCCCAGCCTCACCGCCTAAAGGCTGGAAGTcagtgcagcagcaacagttgCTTCAGCATGTCACATCTGCTATGGAGGAGGACCTCCATGAGGAGAGAGCGGGAGTGGAGGTGAGCCAGTCTGGTGGAGTTGAAGACGAGGGGGTCAGGCAGAGAGTTAGTAATGGTGAGCAGGGTTCAGCACTATCTTCAAGGCACAAAAGAAAGTTACATGAGGACGGGCTCAGTAGCAGGAAGAGGCCCTGCAGGCTACCTGGAGAAGACTACAAGGAGTGTTCGCCTACTGTGACCAGGAGCACCGTCAGtacagaggagggaggaggggagctGCTGTCCCCTGATTGCTTGAAGACTGCAGGCGACCTCTGGGAGAGCCGAGGcgagcaagaggaggaggtggaggaaaaaTACGAAGCAACCAAGGGAGAATCAGAGGAGATCCAGCTGCCGAGCCAGTCTGACAGTGGCACAGGAGCTTTGGGTGCATGGGAGAAGGGTGGGGATACAGATGGAGACAATGTGGTGAAAGTGAAGGTtggagatgaaggagaagatgagGGAGAGGAGCAAAAGATGGCAGTGATTGAGGTGAAAAAGGAAAATCTGACCTCCTATTCTCCAGATTTGACCACTTTGACTAACAATCCTCCTCCATCCCCACCACTAGACTCCTCTGAACATCTGGAAACACAACTAAACGATGAGAAAACTTTACAGTCGCAGCTGTGCTCAGAACTTGATGCAGACAAAGAGGCTGGACATTTGGGTGAGGATTCAATAGATGGTGAGGGCCTTGACAGTCTGTCAGAACTGGCCTTTTCTTGCTTTCTCAATCCCAGTCATGAGAGCGTAATGGGAGCtctggaggaagaagaaagtcTTGCtagtctcactgctgctgctactgccgCTGCTGCCGCTGCCAGTGATGCTCTTCCTGCAGCTGCCGGGGATGCAGACGAACTGTGTCAAAACTCAGAAAAAGCAAACACGTCCACCGACTCGTCCTCCTCTCTTGTTTTTCCAGTAACGTCTGTCGGTTTGCAGCAGCTTCTCCCGACTCAAAGCCCTGGTTTTAGTGACACGCTGATCCTCCAGCCCGCCCAGAACTCTTTACCGGGGTTCCTCAGTGGCATCACAGCAGGACTCAGTCTGGAAGCATCCCTCGTCCAACTTGGACGGGCCGGGAAAAGCAGAGGATGTGGCGGATCAGGGGGGACAACCTTCCGTCGCATCGCTCCCAAAGTGCCACCTGGAACAGAGGCCGGCACAGatccttcatcttcctcagcagatgatCGGCCACTTCTAACCAGAGCCTCAGAGGATGTTCTGTCCAAGTGCAAGAAAGCAGCTGCTGAGGACCATGTGCTGCTAGTGGAGGGGGAGAAGAAATACGCCTGCAAAATATGCTGCAAGACATTCATGAACCTGACTGACTGCAAGAAGCATATTCGTATCCACACAGGAGAGAAGCCCTATCCCTGTCCTAAGTGTGGCAAACGCTTCAGCCAGTCCTCCCATCTGTACAAGCACTCCAAGAACTCCACCTGCCTAAACTGGAAAGATGATCAGTCATTCCCAGACACTCTGCTCTGA